In the Triticum aestivum cultivar Chinese Spring chromosome 2B, IWGSC CS RefSeq v2.1, whole genome shotgun sequence genome, gcctcctcgacgCCGTCGTCTCCGCCCTCCTCCTCAATCCCCCCTGCCTAGACCCTACGCGTCCACCCCCgtgagcacctctcctcctcctccctgctcACCCGCGCTCCGGGAAGCCTCCCCTCCTCTCTGTCCCGCACTTGGTCGCGCCCGATGCGTGCTCGTCGCGACCGCGCtccccgctgcccccccccccccgcgccgtcTGCCTCGCGCCGACGTCCCCCTGCGCCCAGGTGCGCGCCCGCGCCTCCCTGCTCGCCCGCCGCACCGCTCGTGCGTGCCCCTGCGCAtgcgcgcccgagccccgcctcgcTCTGCCGAGGCGCTGCTCGCTCGCGTTGCGCCGCCCGCGCGTTGCCCTACTCCTCGATGTGAGcacgcgcccctcctctctctccctcgcccgcgaccacgcgagccccgccgtggccgcgcgcgccgaACCCCCCTGTTGCTCCTCCCCGTGGTCGCTCGTGCTCACCACCGCCACTCCCGCCGAGCACCGCCGCTCCCCACGGCCCTACTCGCCTGCCCGCGCGCGCCCGCCGTGGCCGCGTCCGGCCACTACACTCCGCCCCGCCTCTGTAGTCCCGTCGCCGCCGTCGGCCGGACCCTGCTCCGGCAATGGCCTCGCCATGGCCACTGACCTCCCCTGCAACGGTGCCCTGCCGGGTCCGCCCGTActgggcgtgcgcccgctcgggcGCGTCCGACGCCCCCGCCCGCTATCGGTGCCCGTTGGCCCGACCTGCTAGGGCCTCTGTGCCACTGACGAGAGGGGCCCAACGAATATAACGTTTTAACAGAAAATgtaaaagaaaataataataataagattaattaattaattaattaattaaggaattaattaagttaattaattataattaggttaacctaatcactaattaacctaattaactgttagttaactaaaacagtgtatgacatgcgggacccacatgtcaggttgaccaagtcaaccctgttgactgctgacgtcagcatgacatcatgctgacgtcataaattcatttttcgaattaattaattaattaattaaattccagaaattaataaaatctttagaaaatcatatcttttaatccgtaactcggattaaaatattttcaacatggaagttgctcagaacgacgagacgaatccggatacgcggtccgttcgtccgccacacacccctaacctatcgaacccgcaactttccccctccggctcctctgcccgaaaacacgaaacaccgggaatactttcccgggggttttcccccccttcaccggtatcacctactaccgcgttagggcacaccgaacaccgcgtattgccttgatatattttgtggtggtTTGTTTGCTctatattcattatttcttccccctcttctctccggtagactacgagaccgacgctgctgctgaccagttcgactacggagttgacgacccctctctcttgccagagcaaccaggcaagccccccctttgatcaccagatatcgcctactcttctctatactgcttgcattagagtagtgtagcatgttactgctttccgttaatcctattctgatgcatagcctgtcattgctgctacagtcattgataccttacccgcaatcctaaatgcttagtataggatgctagtgttccatcagtggccctacactcttgtccgtctgccatgctatactactgggctgtgatcacttcgggaggtgatcacgggcatatactatatattttacactgttacattacctgtgatactgttcggagttgggggctgaaaggacaggtggctccaccccggtagaggtgggcctgggttcccgacggcccccgactgttacttggtggcggagcgacagggcaggttgagaccacctaggagacaggtgggcctggtcctgttcggcgttcgcggatacttaacacgcttaacgagatcttggtatttgatctgagtctggctacgagcctatacgcactaaccatctacgtgggagtagttatgggtatcccggcgtcgtggtatcagccgaagcacttcagacgtcagcgacggagcgacgcgcgccggattggaacgtaagcctgctcttgtattaagggggctagttctgcttccggccgccctcgcaacgtgcaggtgtgctatgggcgatgggcccagacccctgtgcgcttaggtttagaccggcgtgctggcctctctgttttgcctaggtggggctgcgacgtgttgatcttccgaggccgggcatgacccaggaaagtgtgtccggccaaatgggatcgagcgtgttgggctatgtggtgcacccctgcagggaagttaatctattcgaatagccgtgatcttcggtaacaggacgacttggagttgtaccttgaccttatgacaactagaaccggatacttaataaaacacacccttccaagttccacagacaacccggtgatcgcttttccgcagggcgacgaggagaggattgccgggtaggattatgctatgcgatgccactggagatgctacttggagatgctacttggagatgccacttggaggacttcaatctactctcttctacatgctgcaagacggaggctgccagaagcgtagtcttcgacaggattagctatccctctcttattctggcattctgcagttcagtccaccgatatggctctttacacatatacccatgcatatgtagtgtagctccttgcttgcgagtactttggatgagtactcacggttgctttctcccccccccccttttccccctttcctttctttctggttgtcgcaaccagatgctggagtccaggagccagacgccaccgtcgacgacgactactacactggaggtgcctactactacgtgcagcccgttgacgacgatcaagagtagttaggaggatcccaggcaggaggcctgcgcctctttcgatctgtatcccagtttgtgctagccttcttaaggcaaacttgtttaacttatgtctgtactcagatattgttgcttccgctgactcgtctatgatcgagcacttgtattcgagccctcgaggcccctggcttgtattatgatgcttgtatgacttattttatttgtagagttgtgttgtgatatcttcccgtgagtccctgatcttgatcgtacacatttgcgtgcatgattagtgtacgattgaatcgggggcgtcacaagtctGGGAGGTAATCGAACCACCATCTCGTTTTGCTCACAAATCCAAAAGTGTATACAAAGTTTAGAACCACACTGATCCCGTGATCTGGCTATAGGAAATGAAGGGTAGCAAAAACTCGATTGCAAGAGCAAGATCTGACATGCCTGGTCCAATAAAAAGGGATCAAAGTGTTCACCTACAGGAGAAAAAGCCCCCCACCGCACCTCCTCTGAATCCCAACCGGTACCTCATGGAAAAAAACACCCAAACAAAACAAGCAACACATTGCCCCCACGATTGATGTGCCTAGAGTAGAAAAATACGATAGAGTAGAGCGCGGTTGTAATCACCGGAGGTGGAGGGTCTCCGTCGACGGAGAAGTACGCCGCGATAGACCATCTGATGCCTGCTCCTCAAATCATTGGCCAGAGATCAAAATAATATATGTGTGTCCTAATTCCTAAATGGGCGTTGAAGGCCTACAATGATCAGAGGACCAGTCCTCTTCTTATGGTTCTATCTACAGGGATCCCAGTGTGTTGACAGAATCAACATGCATGTGGCCTCAAAACAGAAAGAATCATTGATTTGATAGGTAATACTTCAGATCTAGCCAACATCAGGATAAATCATGGCAACATTCTGTATGGACAGGTTTGATAGCGATTCAAAACGTACCCAATATGCATGACCTTTGGCCTGCGATCCAAACGCACCAAACGCCCGAGCTCCCCATCTccaagccgctgccgccgccccatATATAGGCTTGCGTCGACGCCATGCGCCGCCTGTCGCCGGAGACCGTCGCAACCGGAGGTTCACAGTCAAGGCCGCCACGCCCCTGCCCTTCCTCCTCTCCATTCCTTCTGTTCTTCTATATCTCCTCCTCACCTTCAAATCTCTCTCTCACTGGAACTGCAGCAGGACATGGAGAagcttagccgccgccgccgccatccatccGACTCGTCGGATCCTCCTGTCGTACAGACACCATTTAATGGCAACCGAGTCTGCATATAACCCTGCATCATTTACTACCTCAGCTATGCTCTATTATAATAGTTGATTACATTGATTAAACCCCCAAGAGtgtatatgaaatgtgcatggCTTACAAAATTTATACATACGCTATAGCCCATTCCCGGAGTTGCAATCATTAGGTTGAGAAGGAACAAAACCAAATGAGGTGCCTGGTGCATAATTTTCTAGCTGAGAGCCAATCAGTATGGCATCTACGGCTATGTTAGGAGGTACAATATGCAGTTTTATGTATGATTTGGACGTACCATTTGCAGTGGTGCTGAAGCTTTTCTGGCAGATTTGACAATTAGCCTCACCAGTCAGGTTTTTCATATCACTGAAGAAAAAAGAAGGCCAGACACAATGTTGAATGGATAGATAGCCATCCAGCATCAACGAACTAACAGGAATAATATATGAAGATGGTACTAGCATCAGGCATTCAACGCTGCTCCCATGATAGCAGAATGGGCAGGAAAATGCCATATCAACCTTGTCCATCCGTTGCTCCCGTGATTGCAGAATGGGCAGGAAAAGGCCATATCGAGCTTGTCCATCCGCttcctagtgggtggcttagcggACACCTTCCCTTTCCCCATGGTTCAACTTCTCTTCTTTCTTTCAAACCCTACGAAGAGCAGGGGTTAGAATCTACCTATCAAATGATGAGAAGATATTTAACACACCACTGGAGTTGCTAGCCGCAAAGAATTCAATACTTTATACAGTATCTTCTAAGCAAATACTGAAATTCGTAAAAGGCACCAAGCTATGACGCATCATTCTTTGTAAATACCTATATCTGTTTGACATCGGGTTGTGTTTTTTCCTTCCTTGGATTAACGGAGCAATGTATCGGGGTGGAGCGTGGAACGTTTGGTtcggcagagttttcgtccgcttGGGCAAATTGCTAAACGCAATTCTGGCTGAGGGTTAGTACAATCTTAATGGTTAGATTAAACTAAGTGGCTCTGATCATGCGGTTGTAATCGGTTCTTGTTTTTGTGTGTACGTTAGACTGGGTGTATTTAgtgatgaatatgtttgcttgtttaatagtagtagagatgGAGAATAAAGCAGTCATCGCTTCTGGTCATCCGTCATTAAAACTACCCTTCAAGTTGAttaaaattacccaccaatgccacccgtaagtggaAAAACGATTCGACTGTTGGGACCAAAAATCGACGCCTTCTTCGTTGCTTTATAGGGGCGCGATGCAAAGAGGCCACAGAACGATGAGCATCAGAGTGGTTGGAAGATTGCTCTTTTAGCGACCAGACCAGGTTCGATCCCCAACATTCACAATTTTTTATCTTTCTTTTCTCACCCATGTCCTACTCATGTAtgcgttcatgggccggcccatgtgcggggcTTCACTCccctgttttttttttcattttactattttgtcttttcttttctcattctgttttctttcttctttcttctttaaaTAAAACTGGATTTTAATATTCTAAAGGTTGCGAGTTTTCAAAAAAATAAGTTTGATAAAAAACATAAAATatatgtgaattcaaaaatgtttagaAAATCATAAAAAGTTTGCAGATTTAAAAAATGTTGGTGGTTTTGCAAAACTGTTCGCAGAATTATAAAAAACAAATCACAATTTGTAAAAAATGGTTGggaaataaaatcatgttcatgattttgaaaaaatgatcgtgtattcaaaacatattcgggaatctgaaaaaaatgtccatgagattttagaaaatgttcacaataaTAATAGTAaatatttatttttttaattttgttccccaatttaaaaaaaatcatcaattcaaAAAATTGAGTCAAAAAATGTGAATGAATATGAAACCGGTTCATACATTCAAAAAAAATTGTAAACAAAACtattgttcatgattttttttgagaaaatcaaaaatttcaaaaaaaagtttgtcaatttgaaaaactgttcactgattcaaaagtattttatgtctaggatttgattagGTTTTTGAAAGTCTTTATATGTCTTGGCGTTGGGAGTAGTTCATGGTCAATgagatttgtttttaaagttttaaacgttCCGTTGCGCAACATAGTGACAAGTGTGGCATGCACTGGCAAACTCATAGCCTTCAGATTTACCACGTCGAGTGCATTATGATCACGTGACCATCACGACCATCATCGCCTAGGGTGAGAAAAAAAATGGCAACATGGTGAACCACTATGTTAAAATAGAGTACGCTCATATATCAGGatattgagtcatacttatttggttAGCCATAATTTTTTTATCTccggttgcaacgcacgggcatatttgctagtacaACTTATATATCTGATGTATGTGCATCTTATGGAACATATGAATATGAAATTTAAAAGTATTTAAATTAATAATTTTTATCGGGTAACCCATGGGTACAAACTTATACCCATGTCCTGCCCATCACTAATCGGGTTACCCATCGGGCTTACCCATGGGTAAAGATGacgacccataccctacccattcgggtcgggtgcccATGGGCACGGCCACCCATGGGTCAGATTGCCGGGTTGAGCCGGCACAGATTCACCATGCAATTGAGGAAACATATCCCGCTTCACCAAGCTAATCATCACCGCCAGTGGCGGGCTGCTGGGAACATATGAGATCCCTGTTTCTCTAGCTCACCAAGCGGATGGCGGAACACCCATACGCCGAGCAGAAGCGCCAGGTGGTCATCGACAAGCTTTAGCAGCTCCAATGGGTTTGCTCAGATCTCAGATGGAGATGAAAGCTGCTTGGCTGGCGAGGACGACCTCGTGCTCGACAGGTGTCATGTTGAGGACGGCCGCGTTCTCGTCGCTGGAGCGGCCAGATGAGACGGCGGTGTTCTCGTCGGTATATCAGCCAGGCGAGATGCCATGGAGGGCAGGCAGCACAGCAGCTACGAGCGCAACGGACCAACCACGACGAGGCGATGGCGCAGCCCTTGACAAGACCAACGAGCACTAGTTTATTTTTAGCCCGGGGATTTGAAGCCAATTTGCCCAGGGACAGTTGTCCCCGGCCACGGGTGGCAGTTTCTACCCAGGAATCAGGCGGGGATCCCGGACTATTCCCCCACAACCAAAGATGCCCTGGAGTCGAAAATACAACACTTGCAACATATGTGCAGCAGCAAACATTAGACTGAAATATCAGTTCAGCAGGCAAAAACTATCAAACACTAATGCCCCTTTTGCAAGAGCAACGAAAACACTGAAACCAAAGCACAAGATCTGGTTCGGATCCCAAAATTATGTTTTCGTTACACTGATGTTTAGGATAGTTTCCCTTATTATTCATAAAATCTGCAAGATTGATAAGACTTTATGACAACTGTACCTACAGTTGCATTCTGCCCAACGACGAAACAGTCACAGCAATGTTACCCCTCATCGATGCACGCTGCATTTCACTCAGACCTCAAACATGACGCTGAACCTGGTAGCAAGAGGAATGGATATGATGGCAGCACCCAGAGCGACGCCAAATATACGGTGTGAGATGGAGAACGTAGCGCTCAGCTGTggcttcttcagaggaagatgggGAGACAGTGGGCGGTTCGCAACAGGAGCAGACAGGGGACGACTTGTATGTAGGGATCGGTTTCCAGATGGAGGAATCTTCTGTCGCAGAGCTCCTAAGGGAGAAGatgtgtagctccttgcttgcccAATGCTTGAGGAGTGTCTAAGGCCATCCATGTTGTTGAAAGACGAGTTGGAGGTACCAAAGGCACCTGAAGATAAAGGCAACAAATGTGACCGGTCTTGTTAGAAAAGTAAACCACAGAGAAGAATAGCAAGAATGATGAAAACAATGTTGATAATAGTATAGTACCATTTACACATGGCAATTGCATGCCAAAGATTTATGAACTAAAAACATGGGTGTTCTTCAGTAAACAACAAACTGACTTACAAACCCACATATGCAGATAAAAATGAGATATAGATGCATTCTCTTATAACACACCAATCAAACCACTCTATCTAATATTCTTTCCAGCTTGCACCTCAGCTATTAGTCCATTACACATCCTACAAAAGTACACAACAAGAATGCACTTGAAAGGCACATATGTGCACCCACTACGACCACCTATACAATTGACTTCTGGTGTGTTTGTTTGATATCTTCAAACTATTTCAGAATTCAGAGGTACAAATAACATAGCAAATTCCTCCAAGAGCACTTACCACGGAGAGCAAATGGAGCGTCTCTCAGGGGTGCAAAGCGGGTGTTGCTGTGATACTTGTCCATTCCTGCAcaaagaagaaccaataccaatACATGAGCATCAGCACACTTCGGTCATAAAGAAAGTGGTTCTTTGTCTACTGAGCTTGGAAAGATCAGATTCATGTGCATACTGCTAAATGCCAATACCAACTGAAACCGCTGAGTTCTATTTATTGAAATACAGATAAAATGATGCATTTTAACGAATTTCCAGTAAACCCCGAAATTAAGGGTGCCATAAGCCAGCTGTCCAGATAAGCTACAGCGAAAATAAGCTAGTGAAATTAGTGATCACCTGCTTGGAAAGACTTATGGATACAAATTTGTTGTCTATGGTGAATGGTGGAGTCTTAAATACCCTAGACTAATTTGTTTGGTGTTTAACAGATGAAATTCTTGCTTTGGACTGGCAGGTTCACAAGTAagacaaaaaaatacaaaaacagaaagccccatccactagaccaacaagaAATTAGCCACTCAGTAACTACGTGGATTTGCGAAAAATCCTCTCAATCTGTTACCGGCATTACACTCAACATCTGTACTACCTCAATCAAGAATTCGGTACAACACACACGCATCTGAAATAAACTCATCACATAATAGATTTTCACCATCTACCATCAATCAATTCGCAAATTTACTGACCGCTTCATAGGTTTGGCTCATTACATAAGACATGAAATCACCGTAGAAATCCTTCTCGATCCACACAAAAAACCACTGAACAAGCAGAATCCTTATGGCGCTACGGGACGGCCCTAATTCTGAAAGGGGGGGAGGGAATCATGCGCAGATCTGTCCACACCTGTAAGTGGAGGGAGGGGCGGAGGGAAGTGGATGCCGACGTGGATCGGCGCCGTCGCGGAGGGAGGCGATCTGGGGtagggagggaaggggtggagcGACCACTTGAGAAGCTCGCTAACCCTAAGCGGCAGTCTCTGGATGGTCGCGGAGAAGAAGGGGAAGGTTGATTCGCGGGATGGGGATTGGAACGCTATGAAGAAGAAATCCACGTACGCGTACCCGAACCAAACGAGGATCACAAGCAGGCAGGCATAAGAAACCAAAAAAAAAAAGGGACGCAGAGAATGGAAGATCCATACCTTCCTCCGCGTTGCTGCGGGGAGCGGAAGCTCGGTGAAGATTTGGGGACGAACGagacgacggcgacggagacgtCGGCTGCTTCCCTTCCGTACCGCTTGGACGAAGGAAGATGCACGATGGGATGGGGAGGCGATAGATGGCTGGCTGGGCTTAAAACAAAGTGAAGACAATTGGGCTGGGCAGCGCAGCTGAGGGAAACTAGGCCCATGTATGGACGAGGCCTCGCCTCTCCAGCTGCTTGGAGTTACCCCTAAAAAAAAAAGCTGCTTGGAGTTGGGTAGCCTCATGAGAAAAAAAACCAAAGCTGTTTGGAGTTGGGGGTTTCGTTAATTTCGGGTAGGAAACGCTGTCCTGTGGACCCGCCCAGTGTCGGTAGCGGAGTTTGGAAGGTAAAACCCCaaacagaaggaaagaaaaggagagaATTCCTTCTATGACACTACTCCTAAAATATAATGCCTTATGTGACACTCCCAACTTTTTGCTTCCTTCTATGGCCACTTGTGTAAAAtttatgcctcacatgacactcTAGTGTATTTTTAGAGCTAACGCTGTCAACTTTTCACATGCAAAGTCACTTTTGCCCCTGGTGCAATGTGTGACAAAAAATACAAGAAATATTGTTGTACTATGTACTATGTAATATTGTTgtactaattcaaaaaaaattaaaaaaatcggcAAAACCTCCCCTATATTTTGATGCCATATCCCTTGCACACAGTTTACATGTATATAATCGATTGAACAATTTTCAACAAGTGCCATAAGCAACCAGATTCACACATATAAgtcaccaatagttcacatatgtcAGACTAAAGGACTTCCAAAAGAACCGTCATATCACAGGAACTCCAAAAGAACCATTACATCAATGGAAGAGCATAGACGCATATGAAATTACAGGCTGAGCCTTCTTTTGCTTCTTGTGCTCATAGCAGGGCTAGGAGGATTAAACTTTCTGCTCCTTGTGCCCATTGCTGGGCTGTCAAGTGGCACCGGAATCTTCTCAGCAACCTTCTTTTTCGTCTTGGCATTCTCAATGGAGCCAGTTTTTGATCTGCACATGCGTGTATGGAAATAGTAAGTTTAGGGCAATAATGACAGCATAAAGTTTATGGCAGTAGCAAGTTTATTGCAGTAATGACATAAGCAAATTTATGGCAGCAGTAAGTttagagcagcagcaacaacaaattTATGGCAGCAATAAGTTTAGAGCAGCAACAAGTTTATGGCAGTAGCATAATACATCAAGTTTATGGCAGCAAGTAATACAGAAAAGTACCTCTTTGAACCTCCAGATTCAGTGTTGTcatgttttctctttttcttaGTTGTAGTTTCCAAGCTTTGGCTATAATGAGAAAGAAACAACTTAGAACATAAACTGAGTTTTCATACTCACTGGCAGAAGTGTATAAGTGCTAACCTTGGTGGTGGAAAAAGCATCCTTGTTGGTGCTCCATCCTCGCAAGGCACAATGGATTGGGCTGTTTTGCTAGTCTTTGCCCTCTTCTTTGGTGGTTCTCTACATGAGCAATAGGAAAAGTTGTTAAGACATGTAGTTGCAAACAAAAATAATAAGAGAAGCAAGAAAGAGTAATCTATATTACCTAATAGCCAACATTGCAGCAATGTCATCAGGGTTACCCTTCTTACAGTTGTGCCAATGATGCCCATATTCCTTACAAATTGGACATAAGTGcttgcccttttttcttttcttgtcACTACAACCTTTATATCTCTCAGTTTTAGGCCTGCCAGCTGTAGCTTTAAGTAGTGGTGGATGCATGAAAAATCCATGGTCAGATTTAGGCCATTGGCTCTTGTCAGGCATAGCAGGGATCAGGTTGGAA is a window encoding:
- the LOC123044662 gene encoding succinate dehydrogenase subunit 3-2, mitochondrial codes for the protein MDKYHSNTRFAPLRDAPFALRGAFGTSNSSFNNMDGLRHSSSIGQARSYTSSPLGALRQKIPPSGNRSLHTSRPLSAPVANRPLSPHLPLKKPQLSATFSISHRIFGVALGAAIISIPLATRFSVMFEV